From the Acaryochloris thomasi RCC1774 genome, one window contains:
- a CDS encoding metal ABC transporter permease yields the protein MFDLLIEPLQYSFMQRSLLTAVLVGIVCATVGSYLMVQRLALLGDAISHSVLPGVAIAFILNFDIFLGAFIAGVFSTVVITWIRTRSQIKEDAAMGIVFSAFFALGITLITIVQKDTKIDLNHFLFGNILSVTQQEVINTLVITVVVLTVIVLLYKELMFYTFDPIGAQASGLPTNLLNFGLMILIALTIVASLKAVGVILVLAMLITPGATAYLLVHRLHNMMLLGAALGVFSSITGMYLSYYYNLPSGPAIVLVAFGLFMLALCFSPTQGIFTQPRTVPVQFQMWREIKGLFKS from the coding sequence ATGTTTGATCTTTTAATTGAGCCGCTGCAATACAGCTTTATGCAGCGCTCCTTACTGACCGCTGTTTTAGTCGGCATTGTTTGCGCCACAGTAGGTAGCTACCTGATGGTGCAGCGTTTAGCGCTGTTGGGTGACGCTATTAGTCATTCGGTGTTGCCGGGAGTTGCGATCGCATTTATCTTAAACTTCGACATCTTCCTCGGAGCCTTTATTGCTGGAGTGTTCAGCACTGTCGTGATTACCTGGATTAGGACGCGATCGCAAATCAAAGAAGATGCTGCAATGGGCATCGTTTTCTCCGCCTTCTTCGCTCTCGGCATCACCCTGATCACCATCGTTCAAAAAGACACCAAAATCGATCTCAACCACTTCCTATTTGGCAATATCCTCAGCGTCACTCAGCAAGAAGTGATCAATACTCTCGTGATTACTGTCGTCGTTTTGACCGTGATTGTGCTGCTCTACAAAGAGCTGATGTTTTATACCTTTGACCCCATCGGTGCCCAAGCTAGCGGCCTGCCGACCAATCTGCTCAACTTCGGTTTGATGATTTTGATTGCCCTTACCATTGTTGCCAGCCTCAAAGCCGTAGGCGTCATTCTGGTGCTAGCGATGCTGATTACCCCCGGAGCCACTGCGTACTTACTCGTTCATCGGCTCCACAATATGATGCTTTTGGGGGCCGCACTGGGCGTTTTCTCCAGCATTACCGGCATGTATCTGAGCTATTACTACAATCTACCCTCAGGGCCAGCCATTGTACTGGTCGCTTTTGGATTGTTTATGCTAGCTTTGTGCTTCAGCCCGACCCAAGGCATTTTTACACAGCCCCGAACGGTCCCTGTCCAATTTCAGATGTGGCGTGAAATCAAGGGGTTATTCAAATCCTAA
- a CDS encoding DUF29 domain-containing protein — protein sequence MNTEVQTKLVSLYDIDYQRWLHQTTAQLRSHDFDNLDLENLVEEIESLGRRDQRAISSYLTRLCEHLLKLKYWDSERERCFRSWILEISNFRLEIELILKDSPSLKPFLHENFLPCYQRARKNMLKVIPSDLVPEEPNFTLEQALDEDWLPWQPKSFT from the coding sequence ATGAATACTGAAGTGCAGACGAAGCTGGTCTCTCTCTATGACATAGACTATCAACGTTGGCTCCATCAAACTACGGCACAATTGCGATCTCATGATTTTGACAATCTTGATTTGGAAAACTTAGTTGAGGAAATTGAAAGTTTGGGCAGACGTGACCAACGGGCAATCTCTAGCTATCTCACGCGATTGTGTGAACACTTGCTCAAGCTTAAATATTGGGATTCTGAGCGAGAAAGGTGCTTTAGGAGCTGGATCTTAGAAATCAGCAATTTCCGTTTAGAGATTGAGTTGATTCTCAAAGACAGCCCTAGTCTTAAGCCTTTTTTGCATGAGAATTTTCTACCTTGCTACCAAAGAGCTAGAAAGAACATGCTCAAGGTCATACCATCTGACTTAGTCCCAGAAGAACCTAACTTTACTTTGGAGCAAGCTCTAGATGAAGACTGGCTTCCCTGGCAACCTAAGTCGTTTACCTAA
- a CDS encoding type II toxin-antitoxin system HicB family antitoxin, whose translation MSQYSMVIQWSDEDQLFLVTIPEFADRVVMPCTHGQNREEAIRNGEAVIEMYLEAWRSENERIPKPRTLQMA comes from the coding sequence GTGAGCCAATACAGCATGGTTATTCAGTGGTCGGATGAAGATCAGCTATTTTTGGTCACAATTCCAGAATTTGCTGATCGTGTTGTCATGCCTTGTACCCACGGTCAGAATCGTGAAGAGGCGATTCGCAACGGTGAAGCAGTTATTGAGATGTACTTAGAGGCTTGGCGATCAGAAAACGAACGCATTCCCAAACCCAGAACGCTACAGATGGCCTAA
- a CDS encoding type II toxin-antitoxin system HicA family toxin, translating into MPRKIRDLKAQIKDEGFEYLPKRGKGSHERWRHPLLGKTVTIPGKNGDDVPRYLEKQLEQLLTELKKLREEDS; encoded by the coding sequence ATTCCAAGAAAGATTAGAGACCTCAAAGCTCAGATCAAAGATGAAGGATTTGAATACTTACCAAAACGGGGGAAGGGGAGTCATGAACGCTGGCGACATCCCCTGCTTGGCAAAACCGTGACGATTCCAGGTAAAAATGGAGATGATGTGCCACGCTATTTAGAAAAGCAGTTGGAGCAATTGCTGACTGAGCTTAAGAAATTGAGAGAGGAAGACTCGTGA
- a CDS encoding metal ABC transporter ATP-binding protein, with translation MNCANGLTVEQLGVQYRMVKALSDISCSICPGRLTGIIGPNGAGKSTLIKAMLGLIPSSTGLITYDGQPLTAQLDRVAYVPQRSQIDWTYPATVWDVIMMGRIRKTGWFRRYSTVSRRAAAAALERVDMAKYRDRPIGQLSGGQQQRVFLAKAISEEADVFCLDEPLAGIDKKTEAIVFNILQELAADGHTVLVVHHDLGQAITNFDDLILLNRELIASGTRKEVLTGSNLQRAFGGQVNFFAG, from the coding sequence ATGAATTGTGCCAATGGTTTAACAGTTGAACAGCTCGGAGTCCAGTACCGGATGGTTAAGGCTCTGTCTGATATCTCCTGTTCGATTTGTCCGGGGCGGTTGACGGGCATCATTGGCCCCAATGGAGCGGGTAAAAGTACTTTGATTAAGGCGATGCTGGGGTTAATTCCTTCCAGCACTGGCTTGATTACCTATGACGGTCAGCCGCTGACGGCTCAGCTTGATCGGGTGGCCTATGTGCCACAGCGATCGCAAATTGACTGGACCTATCCCGCGACGGTGTGGGATGTGATTATGATGGGCCGGATTCGCAAGACGGGCTGGTTTCGGCGTTATTCTACGGTGTCGCGACGGGCGGCGGCGGCGGCTTTAGAGCGTGTGGATATGGCGAAGTATCGCGATCGTCCCATTGGTCAGCTTTCGGGTGGGCAGCAGCAGCGGGTTTTCTTGGCTAAGGCGATTTCTGAAGAGGCAGATGTGTTCTGCTTGGATGAGCCGTTGGCAGGGATTGATAAGAAGACTGAGGCGATCGTTTTTAATATCTTGCAGGAGTTGGCTGCTGATGGTCATACGGTGCTGGTTGTACATCATGACTTGGGTCAGGCGATCACGAATTTTGACGACTTGATTTTGCTTAATCGCGAACTGATTGCTAGTGGGACACGCAAGGAAGTTTTGACGGGTTCTAATTTACAGCGGGCTTTTGGCGGTCAGGTTAATTTCTTCGCGGGTTAA
- a CDS encoding metal ABC transporter solute-binding protein, Zn/Mn family: protein MSRLKKDILSLLTGGISVCLLLGGCSGVTEEADSGKPKVVATSTILRNWTEEVAGDEVQIQGILEPGEDPHIYEPVPLDNQIIEDADLILYNGYNLEPALIKLIQSSVSGATFAVGEVIEPLDYDYQGQREPDPHVWGDAENAIAMVNTIRDQLIELSPEDKAEFTANAEALTQTLQEVDGWIAEQVATIPENQRQLVTTHDAFQYYTKAYGLEVAGTLIGMSTEEQPSAQTVKRLSDDIRRAKVPAIFAETTINPALITTVAQEAKVKLSERQLYSDSLGAPGSEAETYVKMLVANTQTIVEALGGSYQDFPGS from the coding sequence ATGTCGCGACTTAAAAAAGATATTTTAAGCCTCCTGACTGGTGGTATTTCCGTCTGTCTTCTGCTGGGTGGCTGTTCTGGAGTCACAGAAGAAGCTGACTCAGGCAAGCCCAAAGTGGTGGCAACCAGCACGATTTTGAGAAACTGGACAGAGGAGGTAGCAGGGGATGAGGTACAAATTCAGGGCATTTTGGAGCCGGGTGAAGACCCTCATATTTACGAACCGGTACCTCTAGACAACCAGATCATTGAAGATGCAGATTTAATTTTATACAACGGTTACAACCTTGAGCCAGCCTTGATTAAGCTGATTCAGTCTTCTGTTTCAGGGGCAACCTTTGCGGTAGGGGAAGTGATTGAACCGCTGGACTATGATTACCAGGGTCAACGGGAGCCAGATCCGCATGTGTGGGGGGATGCAGAGAATGCGATCGCAATGGTAAACACAATCCGCGATCAGCTAATAGAACTATCCCCCGAAGATAAAGCAGAGTTCACCGCGAATGCAGAGGCGCTCACGCAAACACTGCAGGAAGTCGATGGCTGGATTGCAGAGCAAGTCGCTACAATTCCGGAAAACCAGCGCCAGTTGGTGACAACCCATGATGCCTTTCAATACTATACAAAAGCCTATGGCTTAGAGGTCGCTGGCACCTTGATCGGCATGAGCACAGAGGAGCAGCCCAGCGCCCAAACGGTGAAGCGGCTATCGGATGATATTCGTCGGGCAAAAGTACCCGCTATTTTTGCCGAAACAACGATCAATCCGGCATTGATTACGACCGTAGCCCAGGAAGCAAAAGTGAAATTGTCTGAGCGGCAGCTTTATTCTGATTCGTTAGGGGCACCTGGAAGTGAGGCCGAAACCTACGTCAAGATGCTAGTTGCTAACACTCAAACAATCGTAGAAGCTTTAGGCGGCAGTTATCAAGATTTCCCTGGATCGTAA
- a CDS encoding FHA domain-containing protein, with product MKGDFNSKKSLKIRRTSAFIKFRRGVTQITLTRTDNHCNGYTRFREDNEFWFAYCISIDRNSAMQHTQQLHLLIDVGQEKVISLINCKYSIGRDVSNDIVLESGTISRFHATLIKSKNPSREHCVYKLIDGKAGGDPSVNGIMVNEKRIDEHSLVDGDLIHFGGVIKAIFRVYQSTNKQHQSAFGHDHAVKYIHPSYLASNESTAIML from the coding sequence ATGAAAGGAGATTTTAATTCTAAAAAAAGTCTAAAAATCAGAAGGACCTCAGCTTTCATCAAATTTCGTAGAGGTGTGACTCAAATCACGTTGACTCGTACTGATAATCACTGTAATGGATATACAAGATTCAGAGAAGACAATGAATTTTGGTTCGCTTACTGCATATCCATAGATAGAAACTCTGCAATGCAACACACTCAGCAGCTACATTTGCTCATCGATGTAGGACAAGAAAAAGTCATCAGTTTAATTAACTGCAAGTATTCCATTGGCAGAGATGTATCCAATGATATTGTTTTGGAAAGTGGGACAATCTCACGCTTCCACGCTACCTTGATCAAGTCAAAAAATCCCAGCAGGGAGCATTGTGTCTATAAACTAATAGACGGAAAAGCAGGTGGAGATCCTAGCGTTAATGGGATTATGGTCAATGAAAAACGTATCGATGAGCATAGTCTAGTCGATGGAGACTTAATCCATTTCGGAGGCGTAATCAAAGCCATTTTCCGAGTCTATCAATCAACGAATAAGCAACATCAATCTGCATTCGGCCATGATCATGCAGTCAAATATATACATCCCTCATACTTAGCAAGCAACGAATCAACTGCGATTATGCTGTAG
- a CDS encoding glutathione S-transferase C-terminal domain-containing protein, whose product MFTSDFFADQLFFMGEQPTTLDGSAYSLLANVLNEVLTSSLRNKAEKLSNLVAYCDRINNKYDA is encoded by the coding sequence ATTTTCACTAGCGATTTCTTCGCTGACCAGCTCTTCTTTATGGGTGAGCAGCCCACAACACTAGATGGCTCTGCCTACAGTTTGCTGGCAAATGTCCTGAATGAAGTCTTGACCTCTTCATTGAGAAATAAGGCAGAGAAACTTAGTAACCTGGTCGCCTACTGTGACCGCATAAACAATAAGTACGATGCCTAA
- a CDS encoding chloride channel protein has translation MFKSIKPIYLVGRVPLDSYHGGFIFPLFFTGASLGLAVAFGIPTMHPTIAVLCCMAAINVAIAKTPISTTIILTVLSDATILPVVAI, from the coding sequence ATCTTCAAGTCAATTAAGCCTATCTACTTAGTTGGTAGAGTACCCCTTGATTCGTATCATGGTGGTTTTATCTTTCCATTATTTTTTACTGGAGCTAGCTTAGGGTTGGCCGTTGCCTTTGGCATTCCGACGATGCACCCCACCATTGCCGTGTTGTGCTGTATGGCGGCCATCAACGTAGCGATTGCGAAAACTCCCATTAGCACCACAATCATTTTGACAGTGCTGTCAGATGCGACGATCTTGCCAGTGGTTGCGATCTGA
- a CDS encoding PIN/TRAM domain-containing protein: MLDTTIILTCILVGSAIGFNVVELLPPSILNQVANINGLSWVSAGFGGLFGMVFGFASQISYRRVERKVKSLPAEVLLSRSVGLVLGLLVANLMLAPIFLLPIPQKLAFIKPMVAVLGSVIFAFSGVTLADTHGLTLLRVINPNYMESTLLAEGTLKAALAKVLDTSCIIDGRIEGLLDTGFIEGQLLVPKFVLQELQTLADAANSQKRSRGRRGLDILNRLQEGHPERLVIHPADYEDIATVDAKLVTLAQDINGMLVTNDYNLNKVASLQSIQVLNVNDLAQSLRPRYLPGDGLELKIVKEGKEPAQGVGYLEDGTMVVVEEAKDYIGNQVPVIVTSALQTSAGRMIFARTKASVAA, encoded by the coding sequence ATGCTAGACACTACGATTATTTTGACCTGCATCCTCGTTGGATCTGCAATTGGATTCAACGTTGTTGAGCTGTTGCCCCCTAGCATCTTAAATCAAGTCGCCAATATCAACGGGCTCAGTTGGGTCAGTGCCGGGTTTGGCGGATTGTTCGGCATGGTGTTTGGGTTCGCCAGCCAGATCAGCTACCGTCGCGTGGAGCGCAAGGTTAAAAGCCTCCCGGCAGAGGTTTTGCTGAGTCGGTCTGTGGGTCTTGTGCTGGGCTTGCTGGTGGCCAATCTAATGCTGGCCCCTATTTTCTTGCTGCCTATCCCTCAAAAGCTGGCCTTCATTAAGCCAATGGTGGCGGTATTGGGCAGCGTTATTTTTGCCTTCTCTGGCGTTACCTTGGCCGATACCCACGGCCTCACACTACTGCGGGTCATCAACCCTAACTACATGGAAAGCACCCTGCTAGCGGAGGGAACGCTTAAGGCTGCACTTGCCAAGGTTCTGGACACAAGCTGCATCATTGATGGTCGGATTGAGGGGCTACTCGACACGGGCTTTATTGAAGGACAGCTTTTAGTTCCTAAATTCGTTTTGCAAGAGCTGCAAACTTTAGCCGATGCCGCCAATAGTCAAAAGCGTAGCCGAGGCCGTCGGGGGCTGGACATTCTCAATCGCCTACAGGAGGGGCACCCAGAGCGGCTTGTCATTCATCCTGCTGATTATGAAGATATCGCCACCGTGGATGCGAAGTTGGTAACGCTGGCGCAGGATATCAATGGCATGTTGGTCACCAACGACTACAACCTCAACAAAGTGGCCAGCTTGCAAAGCATTCAGGTGCTCAATGTCAATGATTTGGCGCAATCGTTACGACCTCGCTATCTACCGGGAGATGGTCTTGAGCTAAAAATTGTCAAAGAAGGCAAAGAGCCAGCCCAGGGGGTTGGATACCTTGAAGACGGCACAATGGTCGTCGTAGAAGAGGCGAAGGACTATATTGGCAACCAAGTGCCGGTCATTGTCACCAGTGCTTTGCAGACCTCTGCGGGCCGGATGATTTTTGCCCGAACAAAAGCTTCCGTTGCTGCCTAG
- the hemW gene encoding radical SAM family heme chaperone HemW — translation MIPTSAYLHIPFCRRRCFYCDFPISVIGDRKRGETSGAMAQYVDWLCQEIRATPKEAQPLRTVFFGGGTPSLLSVEQVITLLATLQDSLNLTATAEISMEMDPGTFTLAQLQGFCDAGVNRISLGVQAFQDELLQVCGRTHTVAQIEDAIAMVRETCGNFSLDLISGLPGQTLAQWEESLRVAIASHPTHISTYDLVLEPTTVFGKRYQPGSQPLPTDDHAAQMYRLASQRLSATGYRHYEVSNYARPSFECRHNQVYWQNEAYYGFGMGATSYVNFQRFSRPRTREAYFTWVQSLVAAQGQIDCPVDTLQDRLLETLMLGLRLADGLQIEPLQQQFGSSSVARILDCLRSYPDWVAVDSIEGRVRLTDPEGFLFSNQVLVALWEALSDNEQDPSFQAALYTRE, via the coding sequence GTGATACCCACTTCTGCATACCTTCACATTCCATTTTGCCGGCGTCGCTGTTTTTATTGTGACTTCCCAATTTCTGTAATTGGCGATCGCAAACGGGGGGAGACCTCTGGGGCAATGGCTCAATACGTCGATTGGCTCTGTCAGGAGATCAGGGCAACACCCAAAGAAGCACAGCCCTTGAGAACAGTGTTCTTTGGGGGAGGAACACCTTCTTTACTAAGCGTAGAACAGGTCATAACGCTGCTAGCGACCCTGCAGGACAGCCTGAATCTAACGGCGACGGCTGAAATCTCTATGGAAATGGATCCAGGGACTTTTACGCTGGCGCAGCTTCAGGGCTTTTGTGATGCGGGTGTCAATCGGATTAGTTTGGGAGTCCAGGCGTTTCAGGATGAGCTGCTGCAGGTCTGTGGCCGCACGCATACGGTGGCGCAGATTGAAGATGCGATCGCAATGGTCCGAGAAACCTGCGGCAACTTCAGTCTCGATCTGATTTCTGGGTTGCCGGGTCAGACGTTAGCCCAGTGGGAAGAATCTTTGAGGGTTGCGATCGCATCTCACCCCACTCACATCTCCACCTACGATCTGGTGCTAGAGCCAACAACGGTCTTTGGCAAGCGGTACCAGCCCGGAAGCCAGCCACTGCCCACCGACGATCACGCCGCCCAGATGTACCGGCTTGCCTCACAGCGGCTATCCGCCACCGGGTATCGCCACTATGAAGTCTCCAACTACGCCCGCCCGAGCTTTGAGTGTCGCCATAATCAGGTGTACTGGCAGAACGAAGCTTACTACGGCTTTGGTATGGGAGCCACCAGCTACGTCAACTTCCAGCGCTTTAGTCGTCCCCGCACTCGTGAGGCTTATTTCACCTGGGTTCAGTCGCTAGTCGCGGCTCAGGGACAAATCGACTGTCCCGTCGATACCCTACAGGATCGACTCCTAGAAACGTTGATGCTCGGGCTGCGGCTAGCGGACGGCCTCCAGATTGAGCCACTGCAGCAGCAGTTTGGATCATCGTCAGTGGCGCGCATTCTAGACTGCCTGCGATCCTATCCCGATTGGGTCGCTGTAGATTCTATTGAGGGGCGGGTGCGGCTCACGGATCCTGAGGGTTTTCTATTCTCAAATCAGGTACTAGTAGCACTCTGGGAAGCGTTGAGTGACAACGAGCAAGATCCCAGTTTTCAAGCCGCACTCTACACTAGAGAATAG
- a CDS encoding type II toxin-antitoxin system death-on-curing family toxin, producing MTLEPRWLTLKGIVTTQVEIIAVSGGASGILDEGALESTLNKPRQLHYYGENVTLCRLAAAYGYGFVQNHCFVDGNKRIALVAAGMFMVLNGTELIAFEAAAATFFLDLAASSDDQETSMQRLADWLANNSTH from the coding sequence ATGACGCTAGAGCCACGATGGCTGACCCTCAAAGGTATCGTGACCACTCAAGTAGAAATCATCGCAGTCTCAGGGGGGGCGAGTGGAATTCTTGACGAAGGCGCTTTAGAATCTACCCTGAACAAGCCTAGACAGCTTCACTACTATGGTGAAAATGTCACTCTCTGCCGGCTTGCTGCTGCTTATGGCTACGGATTCGTCCAGAATCACTGCTTTGTTGATGGAAACAAGCGGATTGCTTTGGTGGCTGCTGGCATGTTCATGGTGCTCAATGGTACCGAGCTGATTGCTTTTGAGGCGGCGGCCGCAACTTTCTTTCTGGACCTTGCCGCAAGTTCAGATGATCAGGAGACGAGTATGCAGCGGTTGGCTGATTGGCTTGCGAACAATTCGACGCACTGA
- a CDS encoding AbrB/MazE/SpoVT family DNA-binding domain-containing protein produces MRLKVKKRGNSLSVIIPKELAAGLNVDDGDSLYLTKTPRGYELSAYDPEFAEEMEAAQKVMSRYRNALIELAK; encoded by the coding sequence ATGCGACTCAAGGTAAAAAAGCGCGGTAACTCTTTAAGCGTCATTATTCCAAAGGAATTGGCCGCAGGTCTCAATGTTGATGACGGCGATAGTCTCTATTTGACTAAGACCCCTAGAGGATATGAGCTATCCGCTTACGATCCAGAGTTTGCTGAGGAGATGGAAGCGGCTCAAAAAGTAATGTCTCGTTATCGCAATGCTCTGATCGAATTAGCTAAATGA
- a CDS encoding J domain-containing protein encodes MDTAQCYRLLELKATANLEEVKASYRRLARRWHPDINPDSQQAHDMFIKVTQAYKVLLKVIPPVAQPIVQPATVQTSRSPATVQTPVKVTVTATRSQQPTRQPVTVPRKTAPKPVEPTAQPASPQLSEADNKLKIGSYRQLQDLIKRQRLPRAVALVEALGNRWPQDLEVRQWRAIVYQLLAKQLIRERKLNQARAYLKKALNTDPHNRSLWAEVERDFRILEQVL; translated from the coding sequence ATGGATACTGCGCAGTGCTATCGACTCCTGGAGCTAAAGGCCACCGCTAATCTAGAGGAGGTCAAAGCTTCTTATCGGCGGCTGGCCCGTCGGTGGCACCCTGACATCAATCCTGATAGCCAGCAAGCGCACGATATGTTTATTAAGGTCACTCAGGCCTACAAAGTATTGTTGAAGGTGATTCCGCCTGTAGCGCAGCCAATTGTTCAGCCCGCGACGGTCCAGACGTCTCGCTCTCCAGCCACTGTACAAACGCCCGTGAAGGTAACGGTGACCGCAACACGCTCTCAGCAGCCGACTCGGCAGCCAGTCACTGTCCCGAGAAAGACGGCTCCAAAGCCTGTTGAGCCAACCGCTCAGCCCGCCAGCCCACAGCTATCAGAGGCAGATAATAAGCTGAAGATCGGCTCCTATCGACAACTGCAGGATCTGATCAAGCGTCAGCGCCTGCCCCGCGCGGTTGCACTCGTCGAGGCCTTAGGCAACCGCTGGCCTCAAGATCTAGAAGTGCGTCAGTGGCGAGCCATTGTCTATCAGCTCCTAGCAAAACAACTGATTCGGGAACGCAAGCTCAATCAGGCCCGCGCCTATCTCAAAAAAGCACTGAATACCGACCCCCATAACAGGTCCCTTTGGGCTGAGGTCGAACGAGACTTTCGGATACTCGAACAGGTTCTCTAG
- a CDS encoding tellurite resistance TerB family protein — protein sequence MLEKPIVIKLIKILVATAWLDGKIQPEEQKYLQKVAQEAGVTDDHELKPLLYGLRPVSKEECYEWVGDYLGSHPTAEACQQLLEELSGLIYSDGDVDAEEAKLLLQVEQLNPQNADPHPVSDSVKSVTQAIQQLYQRWVQN from the coding sequence ATGCTGGAGAAACCCATTGTGATCAAGCTGATTAAAATTCTAGTCGCCACTGCCTGGCTAGACGGTAAAATTCAGCCCGAGGAGCAAAAGTATCTACAAAAAGTCGCTCAAGAAGCGGGCGTGACTGATGATCATGAACTTAAGCCATTACTCTATGGTCTCCGCCCAGTCTCTAAGGAAGAATGCTACGAATGGGTTGGTGACTACTTAGGGTCACATCCCACTGCAGAAGCTTGTCAGCAACTACTAGAAGAGCTCAGTGGCTTAATATACAGCGACGGCGACGTAGACGCAGAAGAAGCAAAGCTGCTGCTACAGGTGGAGCAATTGAATCCGCAAAATGCGGATCCTCATCCCGTCAGCGACTCTGTGAAGTCGGTCACTCAGGCGATTCAGCAGCTCTACCAGCGATGGGTACAGAACTGA
- a CDS encoding ribonuclease HII, whose amino-acid sequence MPKIQKMIAGVDEVGRGCLFGPVVAAAAVIPESLCDHLQALGITDSKQLSSTKRAALYAQIKGLVPIRAVGLASVTEIDRLNILQASLLAMRRAITRLDPAPDLCLVDGNQKIPQLALPQQTVIKGDQKELAIATASIIAKVWRDQLITRLALKYPGYDLAANKGYGTRRHRQGLAKLGPTRLHRLSFAPCRLEKQPKSHTL is encoded by the coding sequence ATGCCAAAGATTCAAAAAATGATTGCCGGGGTCGATGAAGTCGGTCGAGGTTGTTTGTTCGGTCCCGTGGTTGCGGCAGCCGCCGTTATCCCAGAGTCGCTCTGCGATCATTTACAAGCGCTGGGCATTACGGATAGTAAGCAGCTTTCGAGTACCAAGCGGGCAGCGCTGTATGCACAAATAAAAGGACTCGTTCCTATCCGGGCGGTGGGTTTGGCTTCTGTGACCGAGATCGACCGACTGAATATTTTGCAGGCAAGCCTGCTGGCCATGCGGCGAGCCATTACTCGGCTCGATCCTGCCCCTGATCTTTGTCTGGTGGATGGCAATCAAAAAATCCCGCAGTTAGCCCTGCCACAGCAAACGGTGATCAAAGGAGACCAGAAGGAACTTGCGATCGCAACTGCCAGCATCATCGCCAAAGTCTGGCGAGATCAGCTCATTACGCGCCTCGCCCTTAAGTATCCCGGCTATGACTTAGCTGCCAATAAAGGCTATGGCACCCGTCGCCACCGTCAAGGCTTAGCGAAGCTCGGCCCCACTCGCCTCCACCGTCTGTCCTTTGCCCCTTGCCGCCTGGAAAAACAGCCTAAGTCACATACTCTCTAA